Genomic segment of Candidatus Baltobacteraceae bacterium:
AGAATCGCACCGACAGCCGCTTGCCGCTGGGCAGCGGAAAAGACGTTGCCGCGGCCATTGTAGAAGCGATGCGGTGATGGAAACGCCCGACCAAGACACTGCGACGCTCAAAGAGCTGCTCGCGCTCATGCACGAGCACGATCTCGACCGCTTGAAAGTCAAAGTCGGCGATGCCGTCTACGAAATCGTGCGTCGCGAACCCGCTGCGGCGGCCGTACCGGCGCCGGTTTCGAACGCGCCGGCAGCGCCGCCGGCAAACGAACCCTCGCCGGCGGCACCGGCGAACGTCAAGAAGATCGTCGCGCCCCTGACCGGCGTGTTCTACCGGTCGGCGTCGCCCGACGCGGAATCGTACGTCCAGATCGGCGATCGCGTCGAGAATGGCGACGTCGTCTGCATCCTCGAAGCGATGAAACTTTTCAACGAGATCCAAAGCGACTATAGCGGTACGATCGCGCGTATCGTTCCGGGCAACGGCGAACTCGTTTCGCAAGGTGAAGATCTGTTTTGGATAGAGCCGTAGATTATAAAGGCCCGCGGGGCTTCGACGAGCTGCTCGCCGATCGTCAAGGGATGCTCGATCCTCCGCACTATCGCGAACAAGTCGCCGCTATCGCCGACGCGCTCGTGACCGCTTTTCGCGCGGGGAAGAAGGTGTTGTGGTGCGGCAACGGCGGCAGTGCCGCCGAGGCGCAGCACATGTCGGCCGAACTTTCGGGCCGCTATTTGCGCGAGCGGCCGGGGCTCAATAGCGAAGCGCTCTCGGTCAACACGTCGACGTTGACGTGCATCGGCAACGATTATGGTTACGAACGCATCTTCGAGCGTCAAGTCGAAGCGTTTGCGCAGCCCGGCGACGTGGTGATCGGCTTGACGACCAGCGGCGAGTCGCGCAACATCGTGCTCGCGCTGGAAGCCGCGCGCCGGCGGGGCGCCGTCGCGA
This window contains:
- a CDS encoding SIS domain-containing protein, with translation MDRAVDYKGPRGFDELLADRQGMLDPPHYREQVAAIADALVTAFRAGKKVLWCGNGGSAAEAQHMSAELSGRYLRERPGLNSEALSVNTSTLTCIGNDYGYERIFERQVEAFAQPGDVVIGLTTSGESRNIVLALEAARRRGAVAIAFTGNGGGTVATVADLSLVGPNGYAAIVQEVHQVMAHIVCDLVEQKLIFEDGLA
- the accB gene encoding acetyl-CoA carboxylase biotin carboxyl carrier protein — its product is METPDQDTATLKELLALMHEHDLDRLKVKVGDAVYEIVRREPAAAAVPAPVSNAPAAPPANEPSPAAPANVKKIVAPLTGVFYRSASPDAESYVQIGDRVENGDVVCILEAMKLFNEIQSDYSGTIARIVPGNGELVSQGEDLFWIEP